GGTAGTCCTCCTAACGGAATCTGTTCAATGAACGACTGAATGCCGAGTTGCATCAGACCGTCCAGATAATCGGTTTCCCAGTTGCTTTCGCGCAACTGTGGTAATTTGTCGAGCGGAAATCGCTTGGCGCATTGGTCCGTCAAACGTGTCAACACGTCATTTGTGACGTCTGATGCCGCAAATAAGATGACGTCCGGATTCAATGTGACGGTAAAGGAGAGAATGATCCGGCTTAATGCTTCGTACCACTCGTCAGTATGTGGTGAAGTATTTGCGAGGACTTGACCGACGTTCCGCTGCTCGTCAAACGGAATGAACGAGATTTCTCCAGCGAAGTGATGTGCGCCACGGACGATGCGCCCGGATACAGCGACACCGGCGCCCGGACCGTTCGTTCCGAGGTAAACGTAAACAGTCGTCTTGCTTTCCTGAGACGGAGCGATGACAGCCGCGTTCATGTCATTTTCGACGACGACCGGTCGAGCGAACCGGTCAGTCAGTTCTTGCTGTAAGCGGAGACCGTCTAGCGTCGGATAATCCGGGGCAAACAGGACCAATCCCGTAGCATCAACGGCACCCGCTACACCAATCGCAAGAGTTTGAACGGACGGGTGATTGTCTAGTAACGTTGTCAGCGTTTTCAATAAAGTCGAAAAATGATCCGACGAATCAATCGATAAGCGATCCGTCGTGATCAGGTTGCCACCGACGTCGTGGATCCGATACTTGAGATACGTCCGTTCGATGAATAGGGCGAGTCCATGAAAGCGATCCGTCCGGTAGCGGTACCGTTTTGCTGGACGTCCCCCACGAATTAACTCAAGCGGCGTCTCTTCGATTTCTTGAGCAACGAGCAACTGATCGATCTGTTTACTCGTTGTCGGAAAACTGACGTCTAATACTTGGCGAATGGCAGGAATCGTATCGAAATGTTCCATTAAAAAAGCGTGACGAGTCCGTGAAATGAGATCAGTCAATAGGAAGTCCTCCTAATCCGAATTACTTATTAAATTATTTTAATAAGTGTCGTTTTGAGTATATCAGATTAGGCAGAGAAGGCAAGTTTAAAAAGGAGGTGTAGGAGTAGAATAATTAAGAAAATAACGTTTCATTTTTCATGGGTCTGGTTAATAGTATAAATAGATAAAAAAATTTTAGTCATATATCTTTAATTCATACTATTCCGATTTGTAATATCTTGGGTAGCTTGTAACGGGAGGTAGATGGCGAGAGGAGTTTTATAATCATGACCACCCCACTATCAACTGATCTAGGGTCCCAAGATATTTTAGTTGCGATGCGCGATAACGTCGCAATGATCCGCTTCGACCGTCAACGTCGCGTCGTCGACGTCAATGGGTTGTTTGCGAAGACAATGAAATATAAACGAGAAGAAATGATTGGAATGCAACATCATCTGTTTTGTACGACAGAGTTTGCGATGAGTGATAGTTATCAAGCATTTTGGCATAAATTGTTCAGTGGCTTCAGTGCAGCGGATAAAATTGAACGAATTGATGCTCATGGTCAGTCCATTTGGCTTGAAGCAACCTACATGCCAATTTACGATGGAACAGAAGTGACGGGCGTCTTGAAGATCGCTTCTGATATCACGGACCGCCAGCAGATAATTCAACAGTTCGCGACATCGTTTGACACGATTGCGAGTGATTTGAATACACGTTCGATGCAGGGCGAGAAAGAGAGTCTTGCGTTACGTCAAACGATTGAGCAAATGGCAGAGACGACCCGTGATAATCATCAGACGATTGAACGCCTGCAACGCCAGGCGCAAGATATCGCGCAAGTGACCGAGACAATCAAAACGATTGCGTCACAGACGAATCTCTTGTCACTCAATGCATCGATCGAGGCAGCGCGAGCTGGTGAACACGGAAAAGGATTCAACGTCGTGGCAACAGAAGTTCGGAACCTATCGAAACTTGTTGAACAAGCCGTCGTCGATGTCCGACAGACGACGCAGCGAATGAATGATGAATTGCAGCGGATTGCCCGCGCAATGACACACGCAACTGTCGATGCAAAGGAGAGTGTTACCGTCGTCGCAGAAACAGTCGAACGGTTCCATGACGTCCAGAGTGCGGCATCGACGTTGACCGAGACGGCACGTGATTTTACAAAAGCGATATAAGCTAGCAAAGGTTAGGCGGCATTCCGGTAAAACGGGGTGTTGTATTTTTTTTGAAGACTATTCGGATGTTGGAATAATATGTTAATATACAACAAAACGAAAGGGAGCGATTTTTGAATGACTATTCGCACAGCCCGTCCTGATGATTTTCAGGCATTGATTCCACTATTCCAGCAAATCCACGATCAGCATGTTGCCTTACGCCCTGACCACTACCGTCCGCATGAGATGCCGGTACCGGAAGACTTATTCTTGTCCCAACTCGAGAACCCGGCTTATACCTTACTCGTCGCCGAGCATGACGGACTTGCTGGTGTGATCGTCTTAAAAGAAGACATCGTCGAAGGAAGTGGCTTCGTCTTCGATAAACATTACTTACGTGTCATCAGTTTAGTTGTTTCAGATACGCATCAAAAACAAGGTGTCGGAAAACGATTGATGCAAGCGGCTTACGCACATGCTGAAACGATCGGGTGCGACCGGATTGAGCTCGGCGTCGATGATGCTAATCTAGAGGCAATCGCCTTTTACGAAGCGCTTGGGATGGATGTCCGCTCAAGACGAATGGAATGGAAAGTGACGTCAAGCAGGGAAACGACGACGTGACGTCAAACAACAGATACTAGAAAGGGGAGATGTCATGTTCGCTTTACACGTTTCAGAGAAAATTTCATTACGCTTGATTGAGAGGCATCATGCAGAGGAATTATTCGCACTCGTCGATGCCAACCGTGAACATCTGCGCGAATGGCTCGGCTGGGTCGACGGCGCGACAGATGCGACTACATATCGGGAAACGGTCATTCCTGCCTGGCTAGAAGAGTTCGCAAACGGTAACGGCTTTACGTGCGGCATCTATTTAGAAAATGAACTCGTCGGAACGATTGCCCTACATGAAATCAACCGTCGTCTCGACATGACATCGATCGGTTATTATTTAGCGGGAAACGGTCTTAGAAAAGGCATCATGACCGACGTCGTCCGATACGTGACGAACTATTGCTTCGAGACACTCGACTTGAACCGGGTCGTCATCGAGTGTGCGACGCGGAACATGCGGAGTAGACGGGTTCCAGAGCGGCTTGGTTTTACGGAAGAGGGTGTCTTACGGGACACTGAGAAATTGTACGGTGTCTATCATGATGTCGCGGTCTATGCGATGTTACGTCGAGACTGGTCAGCGAAAACGCAGGAGGTGACGACATGCGCATCGAGCAAATGAATCAAGCGACGTATGATACTTATCTACCGGTCGCGATCGAAGAATATGCTGCGGAAAAATGTCGTGCTGGTACGTGGGCGGAAAACGAGGCGCTTGAGAAGGCGAGAGCAGATTTCGCGACGTTATTACCAGATGGTTTGAAGACAAAAGATCATTATTTGTTTACGTTTCGCGACGAGACAGGGCATGATATCGGGATGGTTTGGATTCATGTGACGGAGGAGTCACGCGGACGTGAAGCGTTCATCTTCGACGTCAAGATTTCGTCCGATAAACAGAACCAAGGCTACGGGAAGGAAG
This window of the Exiguobacterium acetylicum genome carries:
- a CDS encoding ROK family protein encodes the protein MTDLISRTRHAFLMEHFDTIPAIRQVLDVSFPTTSKQIDQLLVAQEIEETPLELIRGGRPAKRYRYRTDRFHGLALFIERTYLKYRIHDVGGNLITTDRLSIDSSDHFSTLLKTLTTLLDNHPSVQTLAIGVAGAVDATGLVLFAPDYPTLDGLRLQQELTDRFARPVVVENDMNAAVIAPSQESKTTVYVYLGTNGPGAGVAVSGRIVRGAHHFAGEISFIPFDEQRNVGQVLANTSPHTDEWYEALSRIILSFTVTLNPDVILFAASDVTNDVLTRLTDQCAKRFPLDKLPQLRESNWETDYLDGLMQLGIQSFIEQIPLGGLPR
- a CDS encoding methyl-accepting chemotaxis protein encodes the protein MTTPLSTDLGSQDILVAMRDNVAMIRFDRQRRVVDVNGLFAKTMKYKREEMIGMQHHLFCTTEFAMSDSYQAFWHKLFSGFSAADKIERIDAHGQSIWLEATYMPIYDGTEVTGVLKIASDITDRQQIIQQFATSFDTIASDLNTRSMQGEKESLALRQTIEQMAETTRDNHQTIERLQRQAQDIAQVTETIKTIASQTNLLSLNASIEAARAGEHGKGFNVVATEVRNLSKLVEQAVVDVRQTTQRMNDELQRIARAMTHATVDAKESVTVVAETVERFHDVQSAASTLTETARDFTKAI
- a CDS encoding GNAT family N-acetyltransferase, encoding MTIRTARPDDFQALIPLFQQIHDQHVALRPDHYRPHEMPVPEDLFLSQLENPAYTLLVAEHDGLAGVIVLKEDIVEGSGFVFDKHYLRVISLVVSDTHQKQGVGKRLMQAAYAHAETIGCDRIELGVDDANLEAIAFYEALGMDVRSRRMEWKVTSSRETTT
- a CDS encoding GNAT family N-acetyltransferase — protein: MFALHVSEKISLRLIERHHAEELFALVDANREHLREWLGWVDGATDATTYRETVIPAWLEEFANGNGFTCGIYLENELVGTIALHEINRRLDMTSIGYYLAGNGLRKGIMTDVVRYVTNYCFETLDLNRVVIECATRNMRSRRVPERLGFTEEGVLRDTEKLYGVYHDVAVYAMLRRDWSAKTQEVTTCASSK
- a CDS encoding GNAT family N-acetyltransferase: MRIEQMNQATYDTYLPVAIEEYAAEKCRAGTWAENEALEKARADFATLLPDGLKTKDHYLFTFRDETGHDIGMVWIHVTEESRGREAFIFDVKISSDKQNQGYGKEALRLLEVIVKRMNVKKISLHVFAHNERAIHVYDSLGYEKTDYYMSKSLTD